Sequence from the Desulfovibrio oxyclinae DSM 11498 genome:
GGCAAGATCGTTGATGATCATCGCACGTTCACCCGGGTGCCTTCCTCGACTTCGGTGTGGCCGGTGACGATGAGTCTGTCACCCGGTTCAAGCCCTTCGAGGATGCGGGCGCGCTCGCCGCTTATGACGCCCACCTTGACGGTGCGGGCCTGTGCTCTGCCGTCCTTTTCCACGAACACCAGCCGTTCGCCGCCCTTGTCCAGAATGGCGAAGAGCGGGGCGGTGGTAACCCCCTGCAGCGAGCGGCGCTCGAACGAGGCGCGCGCCAGCATCCCGGGACGGATGCTGTTGTCGTAGTTGGGCACCACCACGCGTACCTTGAAGGTCTTGGTGGCCGCGTTGGCCTTGAAGGCCACGAAGTCCACCACGCCTTTCCAGCGGCGCTCGGGGTAGGCGTCCACGGTCACTTCGACGGGGTCGCCCTTGGACAGGAAGCGCACGTCCATTTCCGGTACGTCAACATTGATGCGGATGGTGTCCACGGCCACGAGGTTGACCACGGGATCGCCGGGGCGCACGTACTCGCCGGGGTCCACGTAGAGGTCGTTGATGACCCCGCCCACCGTGGCGGTGACGAGTCCCTGCTGGTAATTGACGCGGGCTTCCTGAAGGTTGTTGCGGGCCAGGGCCAGGTCGGTGTTGGCCTTGTCCAGCTCTTCGTGGGAAACCACCTTGCGCTTGCGCAGCTTGGCCTTGCGGTCAGCGGTCTTCTCGGCGAGCTCGAAGCTGGCCTGTGCCCGGTTGAGCACGGCCCTGAGCGCGGAGACGTCGATCTTGGCGATGATGTCCCCTGCGGAAACCTCGTCGCCTTCGGTGAAGGCCACGGACTCGACGCTGCCGCCGCGTTCGGCGGAGAGGGTCACGTCGTGGCGCGCCTCGGTCTGGCCGGGCAGGGTCAAGGTGTCCACGATGTTCATGGGGGTGACGGTCTCCACGGTGACGTTGACGCCCGGATCAGGCTTCTCGGCCTTGGGGGCCTGAGGCTCTTCACCACGAAGGCCGTAGGCCGCGCCTGCGACGACGGCCAGTATCAGGACGAGCGGTATCAGCGTCTTCCTGTTCAGACAGACTCGTTTCATGGGGGCTCCGGGAGTTCCCGGTTAGATGGTTTCTTTCAGCGCCTTGAGACCGCCCAGCGTGAAGGCGACAACGTGGTCCGCAAATTCGTCGAGGTATTCCTGAACCCGGGGGCGCGGCGGGCGGAAGCGGTCGGTGATGGGCATCATGACCAGCGGATCGAAAAGCTGTGCCCAGATGCTTATGGAGCTGTCCAGCACCATGCGGTGGTTGGGCTCAACACCCAGATACTCGCTCACGAGCTGTCTCAGGTCGCCCGCGTAGCCCTGAATGTGTTCGTGCACCAGCGAATCCAGATGCGGACTCGGGGACGCCATTTCCATAAGGAAAATGGCCCAATGGTCGGAGGCTACGCCGCTCCAGCCCTCGTCTGCATAAATTTCGTGAATGTGTGTGCGGATATAGGCGCCGATGCGCTCCTCGATGGGTGCATCCGAAGCTACGCCGAACCGTTCGCGCAGCGCTTCGGTTTTTTCCAGATCGAAGGTGTGGTCGAGCACGGCGGCGTAGAGCGCGTCCTTGCTGCCGAAATGATAGTTGACCGCCGCCACGTTCGCGTTGGCCAGCTGGCAGATTTCCCGCACTGTCGCGGCCCGGAATCCCTTGCTTGCGAAGACACGCACGGCTGCGAGCAGAAGAGCCTGCTTGGTGCTGATGTCGCTGTTCCCGCTCATGTGTACCGCCTTGTTTGAAACATTCGTTGCAGATGCTTGAAAGCACATCACAGGACGGGTGTCAAGGCGACCGGTCCGGTCAGGCTTGCCAAACGAAGCCATGGAGTTTACACGCATGGGTTCCGACTCAGAGGCGCACGGGAGGTGGCATGAGAATAAAACTGGCCGAAACGGCAGGCTTCTGCATGGGCGTCGATCTGGCGCTCACCAAGCTGGACAAGATCATCGAAGAGGGCGTGACCGGACCGGTCTTCGTCCTCGGCCCCATTATCCATAATCCGCAGGTGCTGGAACGATATGCCAAGAAGGGCGTGCTGATTGCGGAATCGCCGGATGAGGTGCCCGACGGCAGCCGCGTGGTGATCCGGGCGCACGGCATTGCGCGTAAGGTGGAGCAGGGGCTCAGAAACCGGGGCGTGGATATTGTTGACGCCACCTGTCCCAAGGTGAAAAAAGCGCAGAAGCTCATCGCCCGGCACACCGCCGAAGGGCAGTTCCTGCTGCTCTACGGCGAGGACGACCATCCCGAGGTCCGCGGACTGGTCAGTTATGCCGGCGGCAGCGGGCTTGTCTTCGACGAGGTCGCCATGCTGGACGAGTTCTATTTTTCCCCCGAAAGGAAGTACGTGCTTGCCGCCCAGACCACGCAGGACCGGGATCAGTTCGACGAGCTTGCCGAGCGTCTTCAGGCCATGGAAGGCGTGGAAGTGACGGTGCTGAACACCATCTGCGACGCGACCAAGCTGCGCCAGCACGAAGCCATGGACCTTGCCAAGGAAGTGGACTTTGTCGTGGTGGTCGGCGGGTATTCAAGCGGCAATACACGCAGGCTCGCGCAGGTGGTGCGCGATCAGGGCAAGCCGTGTCTGCACGTGGAGACGGTGGACGAGCTGCCGGTTGACGACATTGCCGACTACAGCGTCGTGGGTGTCACGGCGGGCGCGTCCACTCCGAGGGACCTCGTGCTGGACGTGATCAGGCGTCTCGAAAGTATCTAATTTATTTTTCCGCCAAAAGAATAAAAGATGCCGGACGACTCGGGACGGGCTTCCGAGTCGTCCGGCTGTTTTTGACCGCTCCGGGAATGGGTCGGGACTTTGCAAGGCCGTTTCCCGCCGCGGGTTGTTGGAGGGCTGGGCGGCGGTTCCCGGTGGTTCTTCCTTCCTCGGTCCCAGGCGTCCTGGCCGGATGGACGCCTCGATTCGGACGGGCTGGCTTTTCTGCCCGGAGCGGCATGAGGGAGGAATCCTGATGTCAGGAAGTCCACACGGACTCCCTTGATGCTCACCATAAGCGGATTGAATAGCCGCATCATATTATATTCGGACATCGTTTTTTCGCTTTTTTCAGGTGCAGAACCTAGCGGATATGAAACAAAGGTTGCGGCCCTTGCCGCCCGGTACTATTGTGTGCCTTCGAATTGTAAAAACATCCGGAGGCATTCATGGATATTACCAAGGCGCTCAAGGACCTCAAGGCGGAGCCGGGATTCAAGGAAAACGTCGGCATGGTGCTGGTTCACAACGGCGTGGTGCGCGGCTGGTCCCGCAACGACAGGCAGGACGTGGCGGCCATCGAAATCACCCCGGACCGGGACAAGATGGAAGAAATCCGCAAGGAAATCGAACAGCGCGAAGGTATCTGGCGCGTGGTATGCCATGCCAATGACGGGCGCATGGAACCGGGCGACGACGTGCTGTTTCTCATCGTGGCCGGAGACATCCGCGAAAACGTTAAATCCGCGCTGTCTGACCTGCTGGACCGCATCAAGGCCGAGGCCGTGAGCAAGCGGGAAATATTCGCGTAGGCACCTCGTCCTCATCACTACACCAAGGAATGACGATCGAATGAACATCGGCGACTACACTTTCGAGGAGTTCAAGGAAAAGGCCCGCGAGTTTCATGGCTACCCCGCTCCGGGGTTGCTTATCGGCGGCTACATGGTCGAGCTGGCCAAATCGCACATGCCTGAGGGGACCCTTTTCGAGGTCATCGTGGAGTCCCACAAGTGCCTGCCGGACGCCGTTCAACTCTTGACCCTCTGTAGTACCGGCAACAGCTGGATGCGCGTGGTCAACCTCGGCCGGTACGCCCTTTCCATGTTCGACAAGTACACCGGCGAGGGCGTTCGCGTGTATATCGACACGGAAAAGATCGAACAGTGGCCCGACATAGCCGACTGGTTCCTGAAACGGACCGCCAAGGCGGATCAGGACACGGACCTGCTCTTTGCGAAGATCAAGGAAGCCGGCCCCGCCTATACTTCCGTGGAAAAGATCGTCATTCCCGAACACAAGCTGGGCCACAAGCAGATGCGCTCCATCGGCCTCTGCCCGGCCTGCGGCGAAGCCTACCCCCTCAACGACGGCGCCATCTGCCGTGGATGTCAGGGCGAGGCTCCCTATGTGACCACCGACCAACGCTCCGCGCCGCTTCTTTCCCCGGACCTTGATGCCGTGGACGTGGAAGAAGCGGTGGGCAAATCCGCTCTGCACGACATGACCCGCATCGTCCCCGGCGAAACCAAGGGACCGGAGTTCAAGGCCGGGCAGGAGATCACCGCGGGCGACGTGTGCCGCCTTCAGCGCATGGGACGTTCCCGTGTGTTCACGGATGAAGTGGATCCCGGCGAGGAATGGATCCACGAAAACGTGGCGGTCAAGGCATTTGCGCAGCGCATGGCCGGTGACGGCATCGGGTTCGAGGAAGACCCCTCGGAAGGCAAGATCGACTTCACGGCCACCTGCGACGGGCTGTTCACGGTCAACCGCGACCAGCTGGAGGCCTTCAATCTGGTGCCGGACGTCATGTGCGCCACCCGGCAGGGCGAGAGTCTTGTGCAAGGCGGAAAGCGCGTGGCCGGGACCCGTGCCATCCCGCTCTATATCTCTCGCGAGAACTACAGCCGGGCCATCTCCATGCTCGGCGACGAGCCGCTTCTGGAAGTGAAGCCCCTGCGCCGGGCGAGGGTCGGCATCCTCGTTACCGGTACCGAAGTCTTCAAAGGACTCATCGAGGACAAGTTCATTCCAATCGTGTCCGGCAAGGTCACCCGGCTCGGGAGCGAGGTCATGACCTCGGACATCGTGCCGGACGATCGTGAGGCCATCGCCGCCTCCGTGACCCGGATGATCAGCGAAGGGTGCGACCTTATCGTGACGACCGCCGGACTTTCCGTGGACCCGGACGACGTGACGCGGCCCGCGCTGCTCGACGCCGGACTCACCGACTATCTGCATGGCGCGCCCATCCTGCCGGGAGCCATGACGCTCACCGGGCGCATCGGGGCCGCTCAGGTGCTTGGGGTTCCGGCCTGCGCTCTGTTTTTCAAGACCACCAGCCTGGACCTGCTGCTGCCGCGGCTTCTGGCCGGGCTGACCATCACCCGCCGCGACATGGCGCGCATGGCCGAAGGCGGATACTGTCTGAACTGCCGCACCTGCACTTTCCCGAAGTGTCCGTTCGGCAAATAGCGAGGAATCATGGCCGGTAAACTTCTGGACGCCCATGGCCGCAAGGCCAGCTACATGCGGGTCAGCGTTACGGACCGCTGCAACCTGCTGTGCCGCTACTGCGCCAGCAAGGAGCGCGTGTTCATTCCGCATGACCGCATCCTGCGGTACGAGGAGATTCTGCGGTGCATGGGCATCGCCAGAGAGCTGGGCATCGAGAAGGTCCGGTTCACCGGCGGGGAGCCCTTTGTCCGCAAAGGATTCATGGATTTCGTGGAAGAAGCCGGAAGGCGCTTCCCGGACCTGACGCTTGCCGCCACCACCAATGCCACCATCATCGGAAAGCATATCGACAGGCTGGCCACCTCGGGCCTGTCACGCGTGAACATCTCGCTGGATACCCTTGATCGTGATCGCTACCGGCACATGACCGGACGCGACCTGTTTCAGGTGGTTCGCGACAACATTGACGCCTGCGTGGACGCCGGGATGACCGTGAAGGTCAATGCGGTGGGAGTGCGAGGCTTCAACGACGATGAACTGCCCGCGTTTCTCGAACTGGCCCGGACCCGGCCGGTGGACGTTCGGTTCATCGAGTTCATGCCCATCGGACAGGACACCGGGTGGAGTGAAGGCTCGGTCTGGACGGCCAGTGATATCATCCGCGAGGCCTCCGAATTGGAGAAACTGGTCCCCGTGGCCGAAAGACATCGCGGCCCCGCCACCATGTATGCACTGGCTGCCGGCAAGGGGCGGCTGGGCGTCATCTCTCCGTACAGCAATCATTTCTGCGGTTCCTGCAATCGGCTGCGCTTGACCTCCGAAGGGGACCTGCGTACCTGTCTCTTCTCCGACAGGGTTTTCCATTTGCGAAAAATCCTCAGACATCCTAGGCTTAAAGATGAGCACGTGGTTCGGGTGGTCCGGACCGCGCTCAAGAGCAAGCCCATCGGGCACGATCTGCTCGCCGCCAAGCGCGAGCGCGGGGTCTGCTCCACGAAAATGGCCGCCATCGGCGGCTGATCCGGGCTTTCGGGGGTGACGGCCCCGAGATTTAACCAACGGTTGAGGCATGGCATTCATAACTCGCTTGCTGCGTACGGTGAGAATCCGCACGCGGCTGCTTCTCGGTTTTACGGTACTGCTGACCGCGGCGCTGCTCGCCACCGCCTTTACGGTCAACACGTTCGTAAGCCGTGTCATCACGAAGGACATCGATCAGGAGCTCCGGAATACCAACCGGACGCTCGTTTCCATGATGGAAGCTGCGGTGGATGTCTCGGTGCGCAACCATCTGCGGGCCGTTGCCGAAAGCAACCGTCAGGTCGTCAAGGGACTTCACCAGCGTCAGCTTGACGGTGAGTTCACACCCGAAGAAGCCCGCGCCCGTGCCAGAAAGATTCTGCTAAGCCAGAATATAGGCCAGACGGGCTATCTCTACTGCCTCAACAGCAGCGGACGGACCGTAGTTCACCCGCATGAAGAGGTGGAGCACTCCGATACCAGCGATTATTCCTTCGTGCGGCATCTCATGCAGGTGCGGCGCGGATACATTGAATATGACTGGCGCAATCCGGACGATCTCAGGCCCATGCAGAAGGCGGTTTATGCGGAATATTTCGCGCCGTGGGACTGGATCATCGCGGCAAGCGCGTACCGTCATGAATTTTCAGACCTCATTACAGCGGACGATTTCCGCGACACCTTCGAGTCCCTGCACTTCGGAGAAAGCGGATACGCATTCGTGGTTGACCGTAACGGCGATGTCCTGCTGCACCCGGACGGCCTGCAGAATATTGCAGGACTCACCGATGAGCGGGGCCAAGACATCGGCTCCAGCATTCTCAACGAGCGAAACGGCATTATTCGTTACTGGTGGAAAGGTGGCCCGAACGGCGAGGTGCGCGAAAAATTCGCCATGTTCAAGCATATGCCGGAGATGGGCTGGATCGTTGCTTCCACCGGCTATGTGGATGAGGTCTATGCGCCTCTCAGGGAGGTCCGGATACTGACGTACGGCATCTGCGGCGTGACGCTTGTGCTGGTCCTGAGCCTGTGTCTGGCCGTGGCCGCGTCCATCACCGATCCGCTCGATGAGTTGACCGAAGCGGTGCAACATGCCGAAAACGGGGACTATTCGGTGCGCAGCAACGATACGCACTCGGACGAGATAGGCAACCTGGCCCGCAGCTACAACCGATTCATGGAGGCGCTCGTCCTGTCTGTCTCCAAGCTCGAAGCGGAGACGGAGTATCGCAAGTTCGAGGCGTTCCAGCGCCATTTGTTCGAAGAAGTGTTCGAAAACGCGCTGGAGGGCATTTGTATTACGGATCCCGACGGCTCGATCATCGCCGTCAATCCAGCCTTTACCACCATCACCGGTTACGCCGAGGAAGCGGTGCTCGGCCACAATCCCAGCGTGCTCAAGTCCGACAGGCACGATGAAGGTTTCTATGCCGATATGTGGCAGAAGATTCAGGTGAAGGGACACTGGGCCGGAGAGATCTGGAACCGCCGGAAGAGCGGTGAGGTATACCCCGAGCTCCTGAGCATCAGCGCAATATACGACAGTGAAGGAAACGTGCGCCACTACGTGTCGGTTTTTCACGACATGACGGACATCAAGCGCAAGGAAGAGCAGCTTTACATGCAGGCGTATCACGACGCGCTGACGGGGTTGCCCAACCGCGAGCTGCTTCTGGACCGTCTGGTCATGGCCCTTCGCCATGCGCGCCGTGAGGAATCGGGGGTCGGCCTGTTGTTCATCGACCTGGATAACTTCAAGAACATCAACGACTCCCTTGGCCATTCCGTGGGCGACGTGCTGCTTCAGCAGGCCGGACAACGTGCCAAGCTGTTCGGCAACCCCGATGACACGGTGGCCCGTTACGGGGGCGATGAGTTCGTGCTGTTGGTCAATGACGTGAACGAACGCGACCTCGTGCGGCTTGCCCAGACGCTGCTGGAGGACTTCCAGAAGCCGTTCCACGTGAACGGACGGGAGATATTCGTCACCACCTCGGTTGGCATGTCGCTCTTCCCTGAAGACGCCGAGGACCCGGAAACGCTGGTCAGAAATGCGGAAATGGCCATGTATCAGGCCAAAAGCTCCGGAAAAGACAGCTACAGCCTGTTTGCCAAGGAAATGGATGAGCGGATAGCCCGCCGTCTTGAACTGGAAGGCAATCTGCGAAACGCGTTGCGAAAACGCGAGTTCGTGGTGCACTATCAGCCCAAGGTAGCACTGAGTTCCGGACGCGTGGTGGGCGCGGAGGCGCTCGTGCGTTGGGCATTGCCGGACGGGACCATGGTCAGTCCGGGAGAGTTCATCCCGCTAGCCGAAGAAACCGGCATGATCGTTCAACTGGGTGAGCAGGTTCTGGAGACCGTCTGCACCGACATGGCTGAACGCAATTTCCCGGAAGGGTTCAGGGTTTCGGTGAATCTCTCGGCCAATCAGTTCCGGCAGGAAGATCTGCTGGGCAGCCTGCGCTCCATTGTCGAGTCGGCAGGCGTGTCGCCGGGAAGGATTGAGTTTGAGGTCACCGAGTCCGTGCTCATGCACGACATCGACGAGAATGCCAAAATCCTTCAGCGGCTGGTGGACATGGGCTTCTCCGTGTCCATTGATGACTTCGGCACCGGGCATTCCTCTTTGTTCTATCTCAAGAAGTTGCCCATCAGCACGCTCAAGATCGACCGCTCATTCGTCCGCGAGTTGGGCAGCAATCCCAGCGACTCCCTGATTGTCCAGACCATTCTGCTTATGGCCGGCAGTCTGAACCTTTCCGTTGTCGCAGAGGGGGTGGAGGAGCAACAGCAGGCGGACCTGCTCATGCGCTACGGCTGCGGCACGGCTCAGGGATTCCTCTTCGCCAAGCCGGTGCCGTTCCGTGAATTCCTCGCCCTGATGAAAATCAGGAACTCCTAGCCAGCCTACCAGTAAAGCCCTATTACCTCAGGTGTTTCCGGGTTCGTTCCGGTTCCTTCAAGATCATACAGCCGCTGGCCTTCACGCCACGGCAGGCTGTGCAGATTCAGCGAAGCGAAATGGCGGCCCAGCACCACTGCGTCGCTTTCGCGTACCATCGCCTCGGGGTCGGTGGTGAGCATTTCCTCGTAATGAGGCGCCGTCTCCCGAAGGTAGCAGAGGTTCAGGGCGCACAGGTGCTCCGGGTCCAGCGCCGGATCATAGGCAAGCACCTTCACCCCTTTGCCGCGCAGTTTTTCCGCCAGCTTCAGGAGAGCCGAATCTCGCAGGTCGTCGGTGTTGGCCTTGAACGCCAGACCGAACAGGCCGACGCTCTTGGGCGAGTGCGAAAGGATGCGTTCCACGAGCTGTTCGACCTGTCGTTCGTTGGATTTTACAACGTGGGCGAGCATGGGTACATCCACGTACTCACGGCGGCAATAGGCGGTGAGTGCGCCGAGGTCCTTGCCGAGGCAGCTACCGCCGTAGGCAAAGCCGGGCCTGAGGTATTTGGATGAAATGTTGAGTTTGGTGTCTTCACAGAACATGCGCATGACCTCTCGGGAGTCCACACCCATTTCGGTTCCGGCCAGCCCGATTTCATTGGCGAAGGTGACCTTGAGCGCATGGAAGCAGTTGTCGGCGTACTTGAGCATGGCGGCTTCCAGCGGACCACAGTGCAGCACCTGTGCGTCGATGCCGGGGTACAGGTCGGGGCAGGGGCCCCAAGCGGCATCGTCGCTGGTGCCGAAAACAATTTTGGGTGGTGCAAAGAAATCGGCAACGGCAGTGCCTTCGCGCAGGAACTCCGGATGCACGGCGTAGGCCAGCGGTTGTCTGTCGCCCAGCACATCGCGCGCCTGCTCCATGATCTCGCGGTGAAAAACCGGCAGGGCAGTAGAGCGAACCAGCACGGGAACCACGCGCCCCTGATCAAGCCTTGCCCGCATTATTTCCAGCACCACCGAGCGCAGGGTGGAGGCATCGAGGGAGCCGCCGCGTCCCGATGGAGTGCCGACGCAGACGAAGACGCAGTCAGACTCGCGCACT
This genomic interval carries:
- a CDS encoding efflux RND transporter periplasmic adaptor subunit, producing the protein MKRVCLNRKTLIPLVLILAVVAGAAYGLRGEEPQAPKAEKPDPGVNVTVETVTPMNIVDTLTLPGQTEARHDVTLSAERGGSVESVAFTEGDEVSAGDIIAKIDVSALRAVLNRAQASFELAEKTADRKAKLRKRKVVSHEELDKANTDLALARNNLQEARVNYQQGLVTATVGGVINDLYVDPGEYVRPGDPVVNLVAVDTIRINVDVPEMDVRFLSKGDPVEVTVDAYPERRWKGVVDFVAFKANAATKTFKVRVVVPNYDNSIRPGMLARASFERRSLQGVTTAPLFAILDKGGERLVFVEKDGRAQARTVKVGVISGERARILEGLEPGDRLIVTGHTEVEEGTRVNVR
- a CDS encoding TetR/AcrR family transcriptional regulator; protein product: MSGNSDISTKQALLLAAVRVFASKGFRAATVREICQLANANVAAVNYHFGSKDALYAAVLDHTFDLEKTEALRERFGVASDAPIEERIGAYIRTHIHEIYADEGWSGVASDHWAIFLMEMASPSPHLDSLVHEHIQGYAGDLRQLVSEYLGVEPNHRMVLDSSISIWAQLFDPLVMMPITDRFRPPRPRVQEYLDEFADHVVAFTLGGLKALKETI
- the ispH gene encoding 4-hydroxy-3-methylbut-2-enyl diphosphate reductase, translating into MRIKLAETAGFCMGVDLALTKLDKIIEEGVTGPVFVLGPIIHNPQVLERYAKKGVLIAESPDEVPDGSRVVIRAHGIARKVEQGLRNRGVDIVDATCPKVKKAQKLIARHTAEGQFLLLYGEDDHPEVRGLVSYAGGSGLVFDEVAMLDEFYFSPERKYVLAAQTTQDRDQFDELAERLQAMEGVEVTVLNTICDATKLRQHEAMDLAKEVDFVVVVGGYSSGNTRRLAQVVRDQGKPCLHVETVDELPVDDIADYSVVGVTAGASTPRDLVLDVIRRLESI
- a CDS encoding molybdenum cofactor biosynthesis protein MoaE, which gives rise to MDITKALKDLKAEPGFKENVGMVLVHNGVVRGWSRNDRQDVAAIEITPDRDKMEEIRKEIEQREGIWRVVCHANDGRMEPGDDVLFLIVAGDIRENVKSALSDLLDRIKAEAVSKREIFA
- a CDS encoding FmdE family protein, with amino-acid sequence MNIGDYTFEEFKEKAREFHGYPAPGLLIGGYMVELAKSHMPEGTLFEVIVESHKCLPDAVQLLTLCSTGNSWMRVVNLGRYALSMFDKYTGEGVRVYIDTEKIEQWPDIADWFLKRTAKADQDTDLLFAKIKEAGPAYTSVEKIVIPEHKLGHKQMRSIGLCPACGEAYPLNDGAICRGCQGEAPYVTTDQRSAPLLSPDLDAVDVEEAVGKSALHDMTRIVPGETKGPEFKAGQEITAGDVCRLQRMGRSRVFTDEVDPGEEWIHENVAVKAFAQRMAGDGIGFEEDPSEGKIDFTATCDGLFTVNRDQLEAFNLVPDVMCATRQGESLVQGGKRVAGTRAIPLYISRENYSRAISMLGDEPLLEVKPLRRARVGILVTGTEVFKGLIEDKFIPIVSGKVTRLGSEVMTSDIVPDDREAIAASVTRMISEGCDLIVTTAGLSVDPDDVTRPALLDAGLTDYLHGAPILPGAMTLTGRIGAAQVLGVPACALFFKTTSLDLLLPRLLAGLTITRRDMARMAEGGYCLNCRTCTFPKCPFGK
- the moaA gene encoding GTP 3',8-cyclase MoaA, producing the protein MAGKLLDAHGRKASYMRVSVTDRCNLLCRYCASKERVFIPHDRILRYEEILRCMGIARELGIEKVRFTGGEPFVRKGFMDFVEEAGRRFPDLTLAATTNATIIGKHIDRLATSGLSRVNISLDTLDRDRYRHMTGRDLFQVVRDNIDACVDAGMTVKVNAVGVRGFNDDELPAFLELARTRPVDVRFIEFMPIGQDTGWSEGSVWTASDIIREASELEKLVPVAERHRGPATMYALAAGKGRLGVISPYSNHFCGSCNRLRLTSEGDLRTCLFSDRVFHLRKILRHPRLKDEHVVRVVRTALKSKPIGHDLLAAKRERGVCSTKMAAIGG
- a CDS encoding bifunctional diguanylate cyclase/phosphodiesterase; amino-acid sequence: MAFITRLLRTVRIRTRLLLGFTVLLTAALLATAFTVNTFVSRVITKDIDQELRNTNRTLVSMMEAAVDVSVRNHLRAVAESNRQVVKGLHQRQLDGEFTPEEARARARKILLSQNIGQTGYLYCLNSSGRTVVHPHEEVEHSDTSDYSFVRHLMQVRRGYIEYDWRNPDDLRPMQKAVYAEYFAPWDWIIAASAYRHEFSDLITADDFRDTFESLHFGESGYAFVVDRNGDVLLHPDGLQNIAGLTDERGQDIGSSILNERNGIIRYWWKGGPNGEVREKFAMFKHMPEMGWIVASTGYVDEVYAPLREVRILTYGICGVTLVLVLSLCLAVAASITDPLDELTEAVQHAENGDYSVRSNDTHSDEIGNLARSYNRFMEALVLSVSKLEAETEYRKFEAFQRHLFEEVFENALEGICITDPDGSIIAVNPAFTTITGYAEEAVLGHNPSVLKSDRHDEGFYADMWQKIQVKGHWAGEIWNRRKSGEVYPELLSISAIYDSEGNVRHYVSVFHDMTDIKRKEEQLYMQAYHDALTGLPNRELLLDRLVMALRHARREESGVGLLFIDLDNFKNINDSLGHSVGDVLLQQAGQRAKLFGNPDDTVARYGGDEFVLLVNDVNERDLVRLAQTLLEDFQKPFHVNGREIFVTTSVGMSLFPEDAEDPETLVRNAEMAMYQAKSSGKDSYSLFAKEMDERIARRLELEGNLRNALRKREFVVHYQPKVALSSGRVVGAEALVRWALPDGTMVSPGEFIPLAEETGMIVQLGEQVLETVCTDMAERNFPEGFRVSVNLSANQFRQEDLLGSLRSIVESAGVSPGRIEFEVTESVLMHDIDENAKILQRLVDMGFSVSIDDFGTGHSSLFYLKKLPISTLKIDRSFVRELGSNPSDSLIVQTILLMAGSLNLSVVAEGVEEQQQADLLMRYGCGTAQGFLFAKPVPFREFLALMKIRNS
- a CDS encoding nucleotide sugar dehydrogenase — translated: MRIGVVGLGYVGSTTVGCMAELGHQIVGMDVDRSRTEALMAGAVPVTEPGLNDMVTTHAAQGRITAFTDLASGVRESDCVFVCVGTPSGRGGSLDASTLRSVVLEIMRARLDQGRVVPVLVRSTALPVFHREIMEQARDVLGDRQPLAYAVHPEFLREGTAVADFFAPPKIVFGTSDDAAWGPCPDLYPGIDAQVLHCGPLEAAMLKYADNCFHALKVTFANEIGLAGTEMGVDSREVMRMFCEDTKLNISSKYLRPGFAYGGSCLGKDLGALTAYCRREYVDVPMLAHVVKSNERQVEQLVERILSHSPKSVGLFGLAFKANTDDLRDSALLKLAEKLRGKGVKVLAYDPALDPEHLCALNLCYLRETAPHYEEMLTTDPEAMVRESDAVVLGRHFASLNLHSLPWREGQRLYDLEGTGTNPETPEVIGLYW